A stretch of DNA from Triticum dicoccoides isolate Atlit2015 ecotype Zavitan chromosome 2A, WEW_v2.0, whole genome shotgun sequence:
ttgaatcttggattatttttggtgtttctctaattaaatagatacttctgtacctagaaatgatttttggaaaaaataaagagcaaactatgaggcagctgcagttcaaatttgacccgcttccacctgaatcggcggaagtttgtctttttcaccagaggtggatcaaatcttttgaacaccaaccatttggtcatttgtgcattaattatggcctaatattttataaaattgatttggtcccattttgcaacaaatatgtggtaggtccttcacaaaaaaacctcatttcaggctctcgaaaaatgaaaaatgattttttcgttcaaagaaaatgaaaacttccttaggcaacattgtttgccattccaagatgcacccttgtgcacgatatgagatcatttgaacaaactatgccatgaatgtggccataagattgatcatttggcttgaatgcCGGTGATctccacgcatgatagctcatttctgagaacatttttttaaaagaattatcgtattacaagtttattatttttcctgcaaacttggtcacatataatgacacaatgcgaaggtttttcatttttttgattttttctgaattttttatgcccgtttcaaaatgcggtcataaCGGCGGGAACGACCGTTCCTAGctaatggttgaatcttggatttttttggtgtttctataattaaatagatactaatgtacctagaaatgatttttgaaacaaataaagagcaaactatgaggcagctgcagttcaaatttgacccgcttcctgctaaaACGGCGgaagtttgtctttttcactagaggtggatcaaatcttttgacaatcaaccattttgtcaattttacATTAAATATGGACTAATatattataaaaatgatttggtcccattttgcaataaatatatggtaggtcatttACAAAAAAACTCAATTTAggcactcgaaaaatagaaaattatttttttgaccaatttagatggtcataatgtCGTAAATTGGTCCGTGGActctcacgcggatcatgcattgAACACCGTCGGATGTTCGTCGATCCAATGGCGATCCTCAGCCCTTCCACACCATCCCCGAAACCCTAACTCTGACCTGTGGTCATTTTGCATCCACCCTCCTACCTCCTTTCTTTCCCTCGCTctgttctcctcctctcctcttctagatctgtcgagctcccctcgctCTCCTTGATCCATATCGCCATGctatgctcctccctccctcccagacctggccaaacgggccggcccggcacggcacgACACGGCCTGTGCtaatcgtgcctggcccggcacggcccgccatGGCACGTTTAATAGCCGGNNNNNNNNNNNNNNNNNNNNNNNNNNNNNNNNNNNNNNNNNNNNNNNNNNNNNNNNNNNNNNNNNNNNNNNNNNNNNNNNNNNNNNNNNNNNNNNNNNNNNNNNNNNNNNNNNNNNNNNNNNNNNNNNNNNNNNNNNNNNNNNNNNNNNNNNNNNNNNNNNNNNNNNNNNNNNNNNNNNNNNNNNNNNNNNNNNNNNNNNNNNNNNNNNNNNNNNNNNNNNNNNNNNNNNNNNNNNNNNNNNNNNNNNNNNNNNNNNNNNNNNNNNNNNNNNNNNNNNNNNNNNNNNNNNNNNNNNNNNNNNNNNNNNNNNNNNNNNNNNNNNNNNNNNNNNNNNNNNNNNNNNNNNNNNNNNNNNNNNNNNNNNNNNNNNNNNNNNNNNNNNNNNNNNNNNNNNNNNNNNNNNNNNNNNNNNNNNNNNNNNNNNNNNNNNNNNNNNNNNNNNNNNNNNNNNNNNNNNNNNNNNNNNNNNNNNNNNNNNNNNNNNNNNNNNNNNNNNNNNNNNNNNNNNNNNNNNNNNNNNNNNNNNNNNNNNNNNNNNNNNNNNNNNNNNNNNNNNNNNNNNGCCCAaggcgtgccgcgtgccgggcACGGCCCGTTTAGCCCGTGCCGTGCCTGGCCCATGGCGGGCCGTGCCGGCGTGCTCGCGGGCCGGCCTGTTTagcccggcccgtttggccagctatactCCCTCCCCTTCGGCAAGATCCCCACgctctgctcctccctccctctcctCGATCTGCAACCAATCAAACCGCAACCAATCCCCCACCCCACCCTTCCTCCCTCTCACTCGCGCAAGTGCAGGCGCAGGGCACAACGCCCAATCCAAGGCGCCGTCGTCCTCGTGCGTGCTCGCGGTGGCCATGACGGCGCAGGcgctcgcgccgccgccgtcgGAGCCGCGGCAGCTCAGCCTGGCGGACCTCAGGGCCGTCTTCGTGCTCGGCCGCGGTGCTAAGGGCGTCATCTTCCACCTCATGCCCGAGGGCAAGGGCGGTGCCGGCGACGTCGCATGGCGCTCAAGTCGGTCTGGCGGGAGGCTGCGCGGCACAAGAAGAGCggcgggagcggcggcggggaCGGACACCGAAGGATTTGGTTCGAGCGCGACGTGCTCCTGGCCCTGCGCCACCCGCTGCTCCCCGCCTTCCGCGATGtcctcgccaccgacgccgtcgtcGGCTTCGCCATCGACcgctgcggcggcggcgacctCAACTCCCTCCGACGCCGCCAGACCGAGAAGATGTTCTCCGACTCCGTCATACGGTACGCGCTCAACCAACGCCCTTACGCTACGCACTGCTGTAGGACAAATGGGCAAGATTTGATCCGTGAACTCATCCGTGAACACCGTCTTATTCTTCGCGGAGCTGGCGCTGCTGCAGTATGGTCTAGTGCAGTCCAAGCCCTCCATGGTCGCCGCGACTGCTGTCTACGCGGCCAGGCTCCCCCTAAAGAAGACCCCTCTGTGGACCGACACTCTGAAGCACCACACTGGCTTGACTGAAGCACAGCTGATGTAAGCATGCACGCTACTGAATCCCTCGTAGCTTGAATCTGTGATGATTTCATTCAGGGGTAGTGACTTATTTTGTGTGATGATTGGTTTCAGGGACGCGGCCAAGATCCTGGTGGCCTCGCACTCCACCGCGCCTGACAGCAAGCTGAAGGTCGTCTACAAGAAGTACTCGAGCGATAAGCTGGGAGGAGTCGCCCTTCCAGATTAGATCATGCTTGGCTACTCGACAATGTATTTTGGTCTGTAGATGCATCTTATTCTTGTTGAGAATCGTTTGGATGTAGATCTATTTTTACCTGTTAATCTGATTTAGTTTAGGACTAAATGCTTTGTTGTTTTTGTAGTATTAGTCAGATttagtaattgtttttttgtttttaataTTTTCATGTTGATATGTAAGCCCATCTAAACGGGTTGTCATACATCCTTATAATTGTCTATCACAGATAATCATTAGTACGCATCCAACTATTGATATCTGCAAGTATCTATATTTCATACATCCAAAAATTGACTACTTAAGCTGGACTTCTGGAGTAACTGTTGTTCACAAGCCCCTCATCGGTCGGCTGATCAGCCTCCAGCACTAGCCGCACCGATCAGCCTCCCACACCGGTGGAGGAACCTCCTACTGGTTCTAGATTATTTACGCTTGTAAATAAATATTGTAGTTCAGTTTGTCACAGCTATGATTGAAGTTCAATAGAAACAGTTCTGCTTGCCTACGACTATAGTTATAGTCACTTGTTGGGCTGATTTCAAGAAGACTGCTTAGTGTTGACCGTGCCATGCTATTGTTATTGAACTGCTGCTTGTGTCTTAAATAAATATATGCGAAGGTAGACACGATCTTTGCTGCTTGTgtcttaaataaataaataaaatcctgTAATTATGATCTGAAATGTCACACAGGTGAACATCGGTGTTGTCGCCGCCGCTGTGCCAGTTGGAGGTGTTGCTGCTGCATCCGGTGGAGCTGCAGCTGCCGCCCCAAAGGGCAAACGTTCATCAGACACAACCCCATAATAGGGCCTCAAGGTTCTGTTCCCCATCGCCCCTCTTTGTAAATTACTGAAATGAAAATGGCCAGGCCTAATGTGCCTCCTGTATCTATTGCTCGATTTGTTATGATTTGATTCACCAAGAGTGATTCTTCTACTATCTTGTAGTAAGATTAAATGGAACAACGAGGGATGTTTCTAAGTTGGTTATTGCTAGAATAATTCATCAACTTGAGATATGCTGGGATGTTCTGCCTGTCCTTACTGAAGAAGATAAGAATGGAATTTAATTGGACGGTCCCTTTCATCGTGCTTAATTAGCTGTAAATGTGCCCCCATAACTGAAGAAGATAAGAATCCATATGTGTTATGCAAAATTAACTTTGTCATCTTGTAAGTGCTCTAGGCAGTGTTGAGAGGGTGAAAAATATGAGAACAAAAAAGAATTACTTGATTAATTTACAACATCCATCCTTTACTCCGTCCGTGTCATTGTTGTTTACCCGTGGGAGTATTTTTAACTTGAAAATCTCTAGTGAACTGCCATTTGCAGTACATTTTCTTTCCTTGTTAATTTTTTGGGTTACTCCATCTTGCTCTATTAAGTAAAATTAGATATGTGGAGTAGCAACAGTAAGCTAGACCCTCCGTCAATAGATTGCACCACAGAGGTCACCCTCATATGGATAATGAATCATTATCCCGTTTCTTGTATACCCGAGATGTTCCTAATGAATAATTTACTGGACAAACAATCTTGTTTGCCGTA
This window harbors:
- the LOC119357882 gene encoding G2/mitotic-specific cyclin-1-like, which translates into the protein MALKSVWREAARHKKSGGSGGGDGHRRIWFERDVLLALRHPLLPAFRDVLATDAVVGFAIDRCGGGDLNSLRRRQTEKMFSDSVIRTVLFFAELALLQYGLVQSKPSMVAATAVYAARLPLKKTPLWTDTLKHHTGLTEAQLMDAAKILVASHSTAPDSKLKVVYKKYSSDKLGGVALPD